A stretch of DNA from Synechococcus sp. JA-3-3Ab:
CGCACCTATCGGGATCGCCTGGAGACACTGGCCCATGTGGCGGCAGCCGGCCTGCAGATCTGCTGTGGCGGCATTGTCGGCCTTGGGGAAAGCGACGAAGACCGCATCGGCCTGCTGCACGTTCTGGCCAACCTGACGCCGCCCCCCACTTCAGTGCCCATCAACGCTTTGGTTCCCGTGGCCGGCACGCCCCTAGGCCAGCTTCCCCCGCCCGATCCGCTGCTGCTGGTGCGCACCATCGCCACGGCCCGCCTGCTGCTGCCCACCGCCCAGATCCGGCTCTCGGCAGGGCGAAAAAACCTGTCCGAGAGCGAGCAGGCGTTGTGCTTCTTGGCGGGGGCCAACTCCATCTTCACCGGGGAAAGGTTGCTGACCACGCCCAATCCGGGCCAGGCTGCCGATGCGGCTTTGCTCGAGAAGCTGGGCCTGCAACCTCTGTAGAGGCATCTCCCCTTGCCCTTTCGGGATCCCTGCTTGTAACAATCTTTGCAGAAAATCGAACCCTCTTAACCCTGTCGGCAGCCATGCCAGAATGGTGGCGACAGTGTTCTTCAGGGTTGTCACGTCGGGTTCATGTCTCCTGTCAGCACTGCCGAGCCCCTTGCCGAAGTCCAATCCCCTGAGGCGGCTGCTGCTTCTCCTCCCCAGCCCTTGCCGGGGGAGACTGGGGAGCCGTCAAGGGGGGGGTTCTTTTGGGGATCCCTGCGGCGCTGGTGGTCTCGCTGGAAACAAAAGCTGCGCCTGGAGACCCAGTTGCTCTTTGTGGCCACGCTGGTGGTCTCGCTGGTGGTGAGCAGCTTCACCTTCTGGGCCGTCAGCACCGTGCAGCAGGATGCGCGCTTTAACGAAGCCCGCTTTGGCCGGGATCTGGGGCTGCTGTTGGCGGCCAATGTCGCCCCCCTGATCGCAGAAGATCGCATTGGCGAAGTGGCCCAGCTGTCGCGGCAATATTTTGAGAGCACCAGCAGCATTCGCTATTTGCTCTATGCCGACCCGGAGGGGAACATCTACTACGGGATCCCGTTTTCCAACCAGGAGGTGAAAACCTCCCTCAGCCTTACCCGTCGCATCCAACTGCCGGACAACCGCCCGCCTGCCGAGGGTCAGCCGCTGGTGCGCACCCACCTCACCCCTGCCGGGCGGGTGACGGACATTTTTGTCGGCATCTATCATCAGGGCCGCTTTTTGGGCACCCTCGGCCTTGGCATCAACCCCAACCCCGCCCTCGTGCGCTCGACGCAACTGGCGCGGGAGGTCGCGATTGGAGTGTTCTTGGCGGTGTGGGTTCTGGCCATCCTGGGAGCCGTGGTCAACGCCCTCACCATTACTTACCCCATCAAAGCACTGGTCAAGGGCGTCCAGGAGATCACCAAGGGCAACTTCAAGCAGCGCATCGACCTGCCCTTTGGGGGAGAGCTGGCCCAGCTCATCGACAGCTTTAACGAGATGGCGGAGCGGCTGCAGAGCTACGAGGAGCAGAACATCGAAGAACTGGCCGCCGCCAAGGCCAAGCTGGAGACTTTGGTTTTCTCCATCGTCGATGCCGCCATTTTGCTGGACGCTGAGTTTCGCGTACTCTTGCTCAACCCGGCGGCTTCCCGCATGTTCGGCTGGGAGGGCGAGCCTGTTTTGGGCAAGCCCTTGCCGGAGCTGTTGCCCGAGGATCTGCGGCAGCAGTTGGCCCGCCCCCTGATGCAAATTGCCCGCGGGGATCAAGAGGCAGAGGAAATTCGCGTCAACCTCAGCGGCCCCACCAAGCGCGTCATCCGCATCCTGCTGTCGCCGGTGTCGGATCCGCGGCGGCAAAACCTCAAGGGGATCGTGATGACGGTGCAGGACATCACCCGCGAGGTGGAGCTCAACGAGGCCAAGGCCCAGTTCATCAGCAACATCAGCCACGAGCTGCGCACCCCACTCTTTAGCATCAAGTCCTTCATCGAGACCCTCTACGAGTACGGCGAGCAGATGTCGCCAGAGGAGCGGCTGGACTATCTGGAAATTGCCAACCGCGAAACCGATCGCCTCACCCGCCTGGTCAACGATGTGTTGGATTTGTCCCGTCTGGAGTCGGGGAAACAGTACCACTTCGAGGCTGTCGATATTGCAGCGGTGATCGAGCAAACCCTGCGCACCCACCACCTGCAAGCCCGCGACAAAGGGATCCAGTTGCGCAAGTTCGTCGATCCGGATCTGCCCCTGGTGTGGGGCAACTACGATCTGCTGCTGCAAGTGATGACCAATCTCTTGGGCAATGCCCTCAAGTTCACGCCCTCGGGAGGGCTGGTGACGGTGCATGCCCACCCGGTCGTGCAGGCGGATGGATCCCCGCAGGCGGTGCGGGTGGCGGTGGCCGATACGGGCATCGGCATTGCCCCGGAGGATCAGGAGCGGATCTTCGACCGCTTTTTCCGGGTGGAGAACCGCGTCCACACCCTGGAGGGCACCGGCCTGGGCCTGGCCATCGTGCGCAACATCCTGGAGAAACACCACACCCGCATCTGCCTGGAAAGCAAGCTGGAACAGGGATCCACCTTCTGGTTCGACCTGCACCTCTACACCGAAAACGGGCCGCTGGAGTTTGCCGCCCAGCCAGGCGAAACGGATCCCCCCAGTTGCCGCTGGCGGGAGGACTCCCGTCACACCCATCAATCTTGAGGAGCAGAAATGGACAGCCTACCGGCAATTTTTTGGGATTGGGCCTCAGCGCTGCCTGCGGCTTTCGCATTTTTGTGCCGCTGTTGGTGATGAACCTGGCAGCTCGCTCCGGGCATCTGCCGTTGGCTCCCGATCTGCAGTGGATTGGGTCGGAAGAGGTGCTGTCGGTTTTTGCGGTGGCTACCTTTTTCGAGGTTGCTGCCTACTGTGTACCCTGGGTGGATAACCTGCTGGACGTGGTGGCAACGCCGGTGGCGGTAGCGGCCGGGATCCTGGTGATGTCGGCGGCAAGGGATCCCTCTACACTGGAGAAGGTTTTGAGTTGTGAGGGGTTGCTGCCATGCCGCCTCGCTGGCCCCGGAAGCCCTCCCGTCGGGATCCTGAGTTTCGCAAGCTGGATGACCGCTACACCTACGCGGCGCATCTGGCTGTTTTTCTCTGCAGCGCGTCGGGGCTGGTGTTTTTCCAGCAGCTGTATCGGGCGGATTGGCCGTGGCTGCTGCCGCTGTTGGGCGGGTGGGGCCTAGGCCTGGGGATCCACAGCTTCTGGATCTTTTTTGTGGCCCGCTATCCTGCCGATCCGGATTTGGTGGAGCTCCCCCCCGAAGCCAACGAAGACTCTGCAGAAGCCGGCTAGCGGCCTCCTTCAAGGGGAGCCAGAAGAGAAGAGGCGCTGTCGTCGTTGCCGCTGCAGCAGCAGGGGGGAAAGGTCGCTCTCGTCGTAGATATCCCCCACCAGCTCTTCCAAAATGTCCTCCAGCGTAATGAGGCCGGTGGTGCCGCCAAACTCATCCACCACGATCCCCAGGTGTTGGCGGGAGCGCAGCATCTCTTTGAGCAGCAGGCTGACGCGCTTGGTCTCGGGCACAAAAAAAGGCGGGGACATGGCCTTGGTCACCTCGGCATTGCCCTTTTGCTCCAGGTAGCGCAGGGCCTGCTTGAGGTGGATGACGCCGACGATCTCGTCCTTGGATTCCCCCTGCACGGGGATGCGGGAGTAGCCCGTCTCCAGGCAGAGCTTCACCACATCCTGCAGCGTTTTGTCGTGGGAAATGGTCTCCATTTTTACCCTTGGCTTGGCCACATCCCCAGCCTGGAGCAAATCCAACGCCATCGCCCCGCGAAACAGGCGCCGTTTTTGCCAATCCAGTAGCCCTCGCTGCCCCAGCACATCGATCAACAGCTCCAAATCCTTGAGGGAAGCGGTGGCTGTCAGCGGCGAGAGCTCCAACAGGTTGAACAGTCTCCTGACAACCCACTCAGAGGCAGCGGTAAAAGGGCGCAGCAGCACCGAGAGGACATGGACAGGCCGCACCACCCAGCGGAACACTGCCAGCGGATGGCTCACCGCCAAAGACTTGGGCGCCACTTCCCCCACCAGGAGCACCAGGATCGTGGTGGGCACGGTGGCGGCCAAAGCTCCAAACTGGGATCCCAGCAGCTCAATAGAGATGGTGGTGGCCAGGGCGGCAATGCCGATGTTGACAAAGTTGTTCACCAACAACAGGGTGGTGATCATCCGCGAGCGCTGTTGTTGAGCCAGTCGATAGAGGCCTTGCGGATCCCCTTGTTCTTCGATCAGGGACTCCAAGCGCAGGTTGTCCATAGCCGTGATGGCGGTTTCCGCTCCGGAGCAGGCCCCTGAGAGGAGAAGCAGAAAAGCCAGGAGGAGGAAATTACCCATAGTGCTCGCGGCTACCCAGAGCCGGATACGAGTGATTTGGGCCGAGGGGGAGCAGGGCAGGCCAGTATCTCTTCGTCAACAGGATTCCTACCTTAGCGGTTCTGGCCAAGCGCATCGCCCCCCCAAGGCTCAACACCTCAGAATTGAATTGGCCCCATCTCGCAAGCTTGAGAAAATCTTCAGGGTTCAGATAACTTCAGATAATATCGAAATGGGCTGCCCCGGATCGCTCCAAAAGCTGCCGGTACAGCCTCACAATTTTGTCTTCCACCTCAGCTTGGCTCAGGTGGTCCGTGTCGATCAGAATGGCATCGGGGGCAGGCCGCAAGGGAGAGATAAGCCGCTCGCTGTCGCGGCGATCCCGCTGCTCGATCTGAGCTTTTAACTCTTCGAGGGACACCACTTGTCCTTGGGCTTGCAGTTGGTGTTGCCGGCGCTGGGCCCGCTCCCCCACCGAGGCGGTCAAAAAGACTTTCAGCTCGGCATCAGGAAAAACATGGGTGCCGATATCTCGCCCCTCCAGGACGGCCCCCCCATCCCGTCCAATGAGGCGTTGCCGCTTCACCAGCTCCTGCCGTACCCCCGGCACTGCCGCCACCTGAGAAACCCAGCGGGTCACCTCTGGGGAACGAATGGCCTGGGTAACTTCCTCACCGTCGGCCCAGATGCGGGTGGGTTCGTCGGCCGAGGGGCCACTTTGTAGGGTTAGTTGGGTTTGGGCAGCCAGTTGGGTCAGTTGCTCGGCGTCGTCCAACGGGATCCCCCGCTGCAGCGCCAGCCAGGTGATGGCCCGGTACATCGCCCCCGTATCCAGGTACAAGAGCTGCAGTTGAGCGGCCACTGCCCGCGCTACGCTGGACTTCCCGGCCCCTGCCGGGCCGTCGATGGCAATCAGCGGGCGACGCCCCCTTTTCGGGGAAGGAGGCACTGCACTCTGCTGTTCTTGGGGCAAGGGATCCACCCCTTCCGGGGAAAGGAGCAGGTTGTCGATGAGGCGAGTTTGCCCTACATAGGCGGCGATGGCCAGTAGCCCCTTATCTTTCACCTCCGATAGGGGCTGGAGGGTTTGCGGATCCACCAATTCCAGATATTGCACGCGCAGCTCGGGGGTGCGCTCCAGCTCAGCACGGGCGGCGGCCAGGATCCCTTCGGCGGAGGGATCCCCGGCTTGCCAGTGGTCGTAACCTCGGCGCAGGGCGCGGTACAGGCTGGCGGCCACCTGCCGCTCCACTGCCGAAAGGTAGCGGTTGCGGGAGCTGTAGGCAAGGCCGTCGGCTTCTCGCACGGTGGGGCAAGGGACAATGGTGGTGGGAATTTGCAGATCTTGAACCAGCCGCTGGATAATTGCCAGTTGCTGGGCATCCTTTTGGCCAAAATAGGCCCGCTGCGGCTGCACCAGGTTTAGCAGTTGCAGCACAATGGTGGCCACGCCGCGAAAATGCCCCGGTCGGTGGGGGGCGCAGAGGGTCTGCAAAAGGGACTCAGGAGGCATGACCCAGGTGCGATCGCCGGCAGTGGCCGGGTCGGCCCCCATCTCCTGCGGGTCGGGGGCAAACACCACATCCACGCCCGCGGCTTCACACAGAGCCCGATCCCCTTCCTCGTCGCGGGGGTAGCGATCCCAGTCTTCGTTGGGGCCAAATTGGAGGGGGTTGACAAAGATGCTGACCACCGTGTGGTCACACTCTTGGCGGCAGCGGCGAATTAGGCTGAGATGTCCTTCGTGCAGGGATCCCATCGTTGGCACCAGGCCTATGGTAGATCCCCGCCAGCTCGCTACCTGCTCCCGCAAAGCCGCCACCGTGCGCAGCCACTGCATTGCCATGCCACCTCACCTGCTGAGCCACTCTCTTGCCGACGGTTTGGTGCCAGCTTTTTCCTCCCTGGCTTTCACAGACCCATCTTATTGCCGCGCTGATACTGTCTGTAGGCGGCCACAAACAGGCCTGCCAAGGTAACCAGCACCATCCCCAAAACGATCCCCAGCAAAATTGGCTCGATCACAACCTAGGCCTCCTACTTCAAACCTAGATCATGATAAGCCAAGCCCAAACTCTTCCTCACCTTGCCCGGGGGGATCCCTGCCAAAAGTCAAAACAACGAAGGTACAGGGGACGCCCCCAATTGCCTCGGTGGAGGGTCAAGTCTCCACGGCTATGGCTTGCTCTTTGATCGCTTTGATCGCTTCGTTGAACCTGCAACTGTCCCGCCCGAACTTGCCGAAAGATGTTTCCCAACCACAACTGCTCTCCCGCTTTGAAGGAGTGTCTGGCTGGGCTGGAAGAGCAACTGCGCCCTCTGGCAGACAAGGCCGTTCCCCTGTTGGTGGCAGACTCGGATCCGCTGCAAGTGTGGGCTGCCGTTTTGGCCTGCCAACACCTGGGGATCCCCCTCTTCTTGGCCAATCCCCACTGGGGAGGACGAGAGTGGGGGCAGGCTCTGGCCAGCCTGGGATCCGCTTGGCGCTGGCGGCGAGGGCAGTTGCAGGAGGGTTCTGCCTCCTCCCACCCCCCTCTGCAGCATTGGCAACAGATCCTACCCAGCGCCGATTGGCCAGTAATCGGGATCCCTACCGGTGGCTCCGGCGGCCAGGTGAAATGGGCAGTGCACTCCTGGCGTACCCTCAGCGCCTCTGCCAGAGCCCACCAGCAGCACTTCAGCGTGGATTGCGTCCATAGCTATTGTGTCCTGCCCCTGTACCACGTCAGCGGCCTGATGCAAGCTGTTCGTTCCTGGCTGAGCGGCGGCCAGTGGATTGTCTGGGATTGGAAACGACAGCAGCAGGCCGAGGCCTGGGATCCGCCTTTGCCGGGCAGCTTTCTGTCGCTGGTGCCCACCCAGTTGCAGCGGCTGTTGCTCAACGCCCAGCCGGGAGTCTTGGAGAGCCTGCGCCAGTTTCGAGCCATTCTGGTTGGCGGCGGCCCCACCTGGCCCAGTTTGCGGCAACAGGCCCGGCAACTGCACCTGCCCTTGGCCCTCACCTATGGCATGACCGAAAGCGCCTCCCAGGTGTGTACGCTCCTGCCGGAAGCCTTTTTGCAGGGGAGCGATAGCCTGGGGCGGCCCCTGCCCCACGCCACCCTGGAGATCCGCGGCGAAGCAGGGGATCCCTTGCCCGCCCAGACGGCGGGCCACATCCACGTGTGGGCGGAATCCCTGGCGCTGGGCTACTACCCTTTGGCGAGGGAGGCTGATGGCCTGGGCAAGTGGCAACAGCGGGGCTTCACCCCTGGAGATTGGGGCTATCTGGACTCAGACGGCTATCTCTACTGGCTGGGCCGCGCCGACGACCTGATCCTGACCGGCGGGGAAAAGGTGATGGCGGCCGAGGTAGAAGGGGAGATCCGGGCCAGCGGCTGGGTGGAGGATGTGTGCGTGCTCGGCCTGCCCGACGGCGAGTGGGGCCAGCAGGTGGTGGCGGTGGCCGTGCCCAAGGCTGGGATCCCTGCCCTCCCCGTAGAGCTGGAGAGGCACCTAAAGCAACACCTGAGCCAACAACTGAGCCCCTTCAAGCACCCTAAGCAATGGCTATGGTGTGCCGGGATCCCGCGCAACGCCCAGGGCAAAGTCAGCCGCCAACAGCTGCGGCAGTGGGCGGCCCAGCAGTTGAGACTGGCAACGCCAGGCAGCTAGCCGGATCCCTCCCGGATGCCCAGACGGGCCAAGTCTCGCCAGATTTCAAAGGCCAACTCGCGGTTGTGTGGCTCTGTGGCCAAAGCTTTTCTCAAGTAAGCCTCTGCCTGCTGGTAGCGACCCTCGCAGATTAAATGATTGCCGAAGCGCTGATAGGCCAAAGCCAAGATGTGGATGGCTTCCTTGGAGTTGGGAAACCGCTTCAGCAGCGCCTCCGCCAGAGCCACTGCCGTGGGCAACTTACGCTCGCGCCAAGCCGCCTTGACGCGGGCAATCCCTGCCTCAAGGGATTCCCGAGCCGGTGGTTCTGCTGAGATGGAGCCTGACCCAGTGGTGCGTACAACCACGCGCCTTTCCCCCCTCACAGAACTGGGTGGAGAGTGTCGTTGGGCGTCGTAGCGCCGCCGCTCTTCAGGGTTGCTCAGCACTTGGTAGGCCTGGTAGATCTGCTCAAATCGTTCTCGGGATCCCTCTCCTGCCACATCGGGGTGAAACTGCCGCGCCAACCGGCGAAAGGCTCGCTTGATATCTTCGCTGTTCGCTTGGGGAGAGAGGTTCAGGATTGCATAGTAGTCCATGAGCGGCAGCAGAAGAGAGGGTGAGGGGCTGCTGAACCTGGGCGAAGAGTCAGCTCTGGCTCGGAGCTACGCCGATCATGCCATGCCAACCTGGGCTGAACCAAGGGATCCCCTCGGCGCTCATGCAATTTAGATCCAATCTAGTAGAGAATCATTCTCATGTTGAGGCATGGTGCTGCATTGACCATTCTGACTGAGCGCTAAGAGGCATCTCTTCGCACAGCTACCTCAGAGGCAGGGATCCAGTGCTAGACTTTGCCCAAGTTGTAAATTCCAGACTTTGCCTAACTCTACTCCTAACTGTTCTCAAAGTACTTTTAGCTGTCTCTAAGTCCTATTTCTGAGTGACTATGAGCGAAGCACTGCACCGCGCCCTTGCCAATGAAGACCCGCAAGGATTGCTGGCTTACTTGCAGCAAGGGGGACATGTGAATGCTCCCGATTCGCAGGGGTTCACCCCGCTTCACAAAGCAGTACTCATCGGCAATCTGGAGCTGTTGGACTTGCTTTTGGCTTATGGCGCTTCCGTCGACTCGATGGATTCCACAGGGGCTACGCCGCTCCATTTGGCTGCTGCCAGCGGCCAGGTGGAAGTGGTGGAGCGGCTTCTCAAGGCAGGCAGCGATATCGATCTGCTAGATCGCTATGGATACACTCCTCTCCATCGGGCTGCCCTAACCGATCAGGCAGAAGTTATTGGTCTGCTGATCCAAAAAGGGGCAAAAACCTGTGGCGTTCTCCACTGGGCTACAGCTACGGGTAGGAAAAGCGTTCTCGCCCGCTTGCTCTCCAAGGGGGCACCGGTGGATGCCGTTGATGAGACGGGGCGAACTCCTCTGCACGAGGCGGCCACACAAGGACACTTGGGCATCGCTCGCTTTCTCATTTTGTACGGGGCCGATGTCAACGCGCGCAACCGCTTCGGGGCGACACCCATGCACTGGGCTGCCTGGGAAGGGCATATCCAGATCCTAGAGCTGCTGTTGGAAAATGGGGCCGAATTAAACCCCCGCAATCACGATGGACACACTCCCCTCGCCTATGCCCAGAAACGTCAGCACAGGCTAGCTGCCCAATGGCTGCAAGACCGAGGCGCAACCCTTTAGTTTGGCTTAAGGGATCCCTACTTCTTGGGAGACGGGAGATAGAGTTGGAAGGAATTCCACAGAAAAAGGAGAGAGGATGTTAGATTTCCCCTCTCCGATCTCTTCGTCGCGGTTAGCGTTAACGCCATCTAGATTCTAATCGATAACTCGCATCTGGTTCAATTCCTTTCTCCAGATTTTAATCTTCTTCCAACATCATTTTTTAGAGAACAAAACAAAGACGGAACAGCTAGCTTGTTCCGAAAACATCCGTTTATCTCCTTACTTTCTAGAGGATTGGTAGCCATTCCAAATAGCTCAAGATACTTCCCCAGCGCTTCACGCCGCTTTCGCTTGCTGGCCCGCCGACGCAAGCGCGATCACCCTCGACTGCTACCTCCTACTTCAACACGATGTTGGCGGAAAACCTCCCCCTCTCCCATTAATTGATATTTAGTCTCATTAACTTTGTGGAGAAAAAGGGATCCCTGCCAAGCGCAGGATGGCCAGTTCCGCCGGCGCGGGATCCCTGCTGCGTCCAAGACAAGAGAGGAAGACTGATGGATATGACTCCACCACTCAACCGGGTGACAGTATAGCACTATTGAGATTAAGTTGCAATATATCCCCAGGGCACATCGGTTCCTCTTTGATAAAGACTTGCATCAAACCGAGTGAGTCTGGTAGAGTACCTAGCTAAAGTAGTTGGAAAAATTTGCAGCTAGGTCTTCGCAGGTTGCGGAGTGGTGAGCATGACATGGCAACAGGTTCAGGCGGGCGTGTGGTGTCGGCAGTTGGGGCAATTGGCGCCCCAGTGGTGGCTGGGGTGGAGTCCTGAGCAGGGCTTCCGGCTCTATCGCCAAGAGTCCCTACCTTCTCTCTCTGCTTTGCGGATTCGCTGCCAAGAGCGAGATGGCTGGCTGGATGTGTTTTTGGGAGAAGCGGAGCAACATCTCCAGCGGCGGCGCAGTCTCTTAGACGCAACGGCGCGGGTGGCTTTGCACTACTTGCCGGAAGAGCTGGTTCAGATTCGGTCTCTTCCACGTCCTCATGAGCGCATTCCTCTGGAGCTTTGGCAGCGGCTAACCCAGCAACGGAGTTGAGGTCTACCCAAGAATTCTTAAAAAACCATTAAAACCCTTACTGAGCTGCATTCAAAGTCACTTCACCCCGCGGGGATCCGAGGCGACCGGGAAGGCGGAAGTTCTCTTCCCTTCCAGCCTTTCTTGCTCTGGGGAGCGATAGCCCCTCTGCTCTTTTTCTCTCCGCCTGGCCAGGCTTAAGCTGGGAAGGGAAGTGCAGCGGCTGAAGCCATGACCGTTTCTGAGCACCAACCCAAGCCACGCTTTGAGCAGCAAGCCGGTGGGCTGACTGCTCGCCGCCTTTTGAAGGGATCCATCATCGGCGCCGGGCAGGTGGGCATGGCCTGCGCCTACGCGATGCTTATCCAGAACACCCTCGATGAGCTGGTGATCCACGACATCGACCGCGCCAAGCTGGAAGGGGAAGTGATGGATCTGGTGCATGGGATCCCTTTTGTGGAGCCGACGCGGATCTGGGCAGGGGAGCTGGCCGATTGTGCCGGGTCAGACGTGGTGATTGTGACGGCGGGGGCCAAGCAGCGGCCTGGAGAAACCCGTTTGGATTTGGTTCACCGCAACGTCGAGATCTTCAAAAGCTTGATCCCGGCCCTGATGGAGCATTGCCCCAGCGCCATTTTCCTGGTGGTGAGCAACCCCGTTGACGTCATGACCTATGTTTCCCTGAAGTTAGCGGGGCTGCCGGCGGGGCAGGTGCTGGGGTCGGGAACGGTTTTGGATACGGCTCGCTTTCGCTATCTGTTGGCCCAGAGGCTGGGGGTGGATCCGCGCAGCCTGCACGCCTACATCATCGGCGAACATGGGGATAGCGAGGTGGCCGTCTGGAGCAAGGTGAACATCGCCGGCACGCCGATTGGCCAGCTCTCGCCGGAATGGGATCCCGCCCATTTGGGCGATATCTTCGAGCAGGTGCGCAATGCCGCCTATGAGATCATCCGCCGCAAAGGGGCCACCAGCTATGCCATTGGTCTGGGGGTGGCACAAATTGTCCAGGCCCTGGTACGGGATCAGCGGCGCGTTTTAACCGTGAGCAGCCTCACCCAGGGAGAATATGACCTGCCGGAGGTCTGCCTTAGTTTGCCGAGAGTGGTCGGTCGGCAAGGGGTGGAGCGCACGCTGGCCATGTCCCTCACCGAGAGCGAGCGGCAGCAACTGCACCGCTCTGCCCACATCTTGCGGCAAGTCATCGACAGCATCCGGTGGTAGAGCTGGGCTGCCGGATCCCGTTTGTTTTGGATCCACCGTTGGGTTCGCTACGGCTGTGGCTGACGGCAGGAGGTGGTCTGTGGAAGCGGACGTGCAGCGAGCACAGCAGGCCCAACTTGAGAAAGGCTCCTCTGTTCCCCCCTGGACAGGGATCCCGCTGCAGAAGGGTCTCGGCCAGCGACTGCGGCAACACGTCAACCCCCTGCAGGCTCAGTACCAACAACCCACCCCCCCACCCCACTGGGAACGGGTGTATCGGCGACTGGGGCAGCCCTTGCATTTGGATATCGGCTCAGGGAGCGGACGCTTTTTGCTGCGCATGGCCCAGGAGCAGCCCGACTGGAACTTTTTGGGGGTAGAGATTCGACAGCCGCTGGTGGAGCGGGCCAATGCTTGGCGGGACGAGCTGGGGCTGGATAACGTCCATTTTCTGTTTGCCAACATCAATGTCTCCCTGCGGCATCTGTTTGCGCCGGGAGATCTCAGCCGGGTCACCATCCAATTTCCGGATCCCTGGTTTAAAAAGCGCCATCACAAGCGGCGGATCGTCCAACCGCGACTGGTGGCGGATCTGGCCCTGCTGCTGCAACCGGGCAGCCCCGTCTTCCTGCAGTCGGACGTGCGGGAAGTGGCCGAGGAGATGGTCGATCGTTTCCTAGAGCATCCGCAGTTTTGGAATCCCTACCAGGGGCCCATCGATGACAACCCCTTCGGCATTCCCACCGAGCGGGAGTGGCAGTGCCTGCAGTTGGGTCTGCCCATCTACCGTTATTGGCTAGAGCGACGCTGACCCCTTTATCCGGCTGAAGCCAATAGAAGCTAGGATATAACCCGCTGGAGTTGCCTCGGTTGCTGCCATGTCTCCCTCTGAAGCCACGGCCTCTGTCGATCCCTTTTCCGCTTGGCTTTCTGTTCGCCGAGGGATCCTCAACCTGCTGAGCCTATTGGCCCTTTTGATTGTCGGGCTTTCGCTTTCCAGCAGTTGGTTTCAGCCGCCGCCGCAAACGCAGTTGGATCTGTTGCAAACCAATCTCGCCCTGCAGGCTGCCCGCACCCTCGACGATCCCCGCTATCAGGACCTGGCGCGGGCTCTCCTGGGGCAGAACGTTTTCGAGCTGGCCCACAATCGCTACCAGCAGGTGGCCGACAACTACGCCGAACGCCTGCAGCGCCTCAAACGGATGGCACGGCTGGAAAGGGCGACTTCCTCGGCAGGGGGCAAACCCGAATTGGCCAGGGTATCAGATGCGGTGGGGCCGGCCTCAACCCCAGAAGAAGTGGATCCCGTCCTCCTGGCTTCTGTCCAGGATCTGCAGGCGGAGCTGGACGCCCTGCGGCTGCGCCTGGGTCTGCTCTACGTCTACCAGGAGGATCTGGAGGCAGCCCAGCAGCAGTGGCAAGAGGTAGTCGATCCAGAACGTCCCTTGGAGCTGGAATCCGGCCAGAAGAGGGTGGCACAGGTTTTACAAGGGCTGTGGGGAACGCCACGGCGCATCTTGCCAGAGGCCGAGGTGCAAATCCGCAACCACCTGGACGGTTGGTTTGAGGCGGTGGCCCTGCAGCAGCTCTACCGGCTGCAACAGCGCAGCGACAGCCTCAATGCCCTCAACCAGCAGCAGGAAAAATTGGCCTTGGCAGCCCTGTTCCGGCTGGCGGTGGTGGGCGGGATCCCGCTGCTGGGGGCGCTGCTGGGGCTGGTGCTCTTGTTGGGCTGGCTGGGCTGGAGCTTCTGGCGCCAACGTCCTCTTGTGGGCCCGCC
This window harbors:
- a CDS encoding HAMP domain-containing sensor histidine kinase, which produces MSPVSTAEPLAEVQSPEAAAASPPQPLPGETGEPSRGGFFWGSLRRWWSRWKQKLRLETQLLFVATLVVSLVVSSFTFWAVSTVQQDARFNEARFGRDLGLLLAANVAPLIAEDRIGEVAQLSRQYFESTSSIRYLLYADPEGNIYYGIPFSNQEVKTSLSLTRRIQLPDNRPPAEGQPLVRTHLTPAGRVTDIFVGIYHQGRFLGTLGLGINPNPALVRSTQLAREVAIGVFLAVWVLAILGAVVNALTITYPIKALVKGVQEITKGNFKQRIDLPFGGELAQLIDSFNEMAERLQSYEEQNIEELAAAKAKLETLVFSIVDAAILLDAEFRVLLLNPAASRMFGWEGEPVLGKPLPELLPEDLRQQLARPLMQIARGDQEAEEIRVNLSGPTKRVIRILLSPVSDPRRQNLKGIVMTVQDITREVELNEAKAQFISNISHELRTPLFSIKSFIETLYEYGEQMSPEERLDYLEIANRETDRLTRLVNDVLDLSRLESGKQYHFEAVDIAAVIEQTLRTHHLQARDKGIQLRKFVDPDLPLVWGNYDLLLQVMTNLLGNALKFTPSGGLVTVHAHPVVQADGSPQAVRVAVADTGIGIAPEDQERIFDRFFRVENRVHTLEGTGLGLAIVRNILEKHHTRICLESKLEQGSTFWFDLHLYTENGPLEFAAQPGETDPPSCRWREDSRHTHQS
- a CDS encoding DUF4126 domain-containing protein, producing the protein MGLGLSAACGFRIFVPLLVMNLAARSGHLPLAPDLQWIGSEEVLSVFAVATFFEVAAYCVPWVDNLLDVVATPVAVAAGILVMSAARDPSTLEKVLSCEGLLPCRLAGPGSPPVGILSFASWMTATPTRRIWLFFSAARRGWCFSSSCIGRIGRGCCRCWAGGA
- the petG gene encoding cytochrome b6-f complex subunit V; the encoded protein is MIEPILLGIVLGMVLVTLAGLFVAAYRQYQRGNKMGL
- a CDS encoding hemolysin family protein; amino-acid sequence: MGNFLLLAFLLLLSGACSGAETAITAMDNLRLESLIEEQGDPQGLYRLAQQQRSRMITTLLLVNNFVNIGIAALATTISIELLGSQFGALAATVPTTILVLLVGEVAPKSLAVSHPLAVFRWVVRPVHVLSVLLRPFTAASEWVVRRLFNLLELSPLTATASLKDLELLIDVLGQRGLLDWQKRRLFRGAMALDLLQAGDVAKPRVKMETISHDKTLQDVVKLCLETGYSRIPVQGESKDEIVGVIHLKQALRYLEQKGNAEVTKAMSPPFFVPETKRVSLLLKEMLRSRQHLGIVVDEFGGTTGLITLEDILEELVGDIYDESDLSPLLLQRQRRQRLFSSGSP
- a CDS encoding bifunctional pantoate--beta-alanine ligase/(d)CMP kinase; the encoded protein is MQWLRTVAALREQVASWRGSTIGLVPTMGSLHEGHLSLIRRCRQECDHTVVSIFVNPLQFGPNEDWDRYPRDEEGDRALCEAAGVDVVFAPDPQEMGADPATAGDRTWVMPPESLLQTLCAPHRPGHFRGVATIVLQLLNLVQPQRAYFGQKDAQQLAIIQRLVQDLQIPTTIVPCPTVREADGLAYSSRNRYLSAVERQVAASLYRALRRGYDHWQAGDPSAEGILAAARAELERTPELRVQYLELVDPQTLQPLSEVKDKGLLAIAAYVGQTRLIDNLLLSPEGVDPLPQEQQSAVPPSPKRGRRPLIAIDGPAGAGKSSVARAVAAQLQLLYLDTGAMYRAITWLALQRGIPLDDAEQLTQLAAQTQLTLQSGPSADEPTRIWADGEEVTQAIRSPEVTRWVSQVAAVPGVRQELVKRQRLIGRDGGAVLEGRDIGTHVFPDAELKVFLTASVGERAQRRQHQLQAQGQVVSLEELKAQIEQRDRRDSERLISPLRPAPDAILIDTDHLSQAEVEDKIVRLYRQLLERSGAAHFDII